AGCAGATAGTAACAATATCGCTGTTAAAAGTATCGAAGCAATTGAAGCAGTGGGTGGAAACAAAGTCTTGGTATGGGGTTATACAACCACTGTAACCAATACGGATGGCAGTGGAACTGTCACTCAAACTAAAACTGACAATGATCTGGCTTTGAAATTATTCGATGTCGGAACAAAAACAACCTCTACAATCTTTACGTTTCCTGGGGAACGGATTATGGTTAGGAAAATGGAATACTCTCCAGCGTTAAATAGAGTTTTTATACTCGGTGTAGATTATTCAACAAACAAGCAAGTATCAGGTTACTATGATCTGAATTCATCAAAATACAATTTTGGAAAATCTTCATCATTGGAAATTACACAAGTAGCACCGATTAGATGATGGAGCGATTAAGGAGACTTAGGAAATCAAAAATGAAGCTATATTTACTAATAATTATCTTTATACTTTATTCATCATGCAAATCAGCAGAAACAACCGCAGATAGATCCGCTTGGTCAGGTGCGTGTCCGAAATTTGGGTTTTTAGAGCGAAGTCAAATACCAGACAGTGGGAGTGATTCATCTATTTATTTTTCCAAATCAAATTACCAAGAGATGATAGTATTGAGAGATTGGAAAGGAGAGAGTCAGCATATTGCTTTAGTGAGATTAATGAATGCAGTAAACATTTCAAATGAAGACAATTATAAACAATTTCTATCTGAATTTCATAACATTTGTGGGGACTCCGTTCAACCAGTAGGTAAAACTAGGTATGAAGTAGAATTTGAAAATAGGGTAGCAAAAATTCAATTTGAACATTACTTTAGAGATTATTATTTCAAGAATAAGATAAATGAAAATAACTTAAAAAAATTAGCGTATGATTCTCTTACTCGTTGGGAAAATAACGATCCTTTTCTATTGACCTATTATAATGGAAATGACTATCCGAACTTTGTAAATTCACTTGAAACATTGGAGAGCCTAGAATATAGAAAATTAGAAAAACAATTCTCTGAGGAAAAAAAGAAAAAGTATATTGAAGTCATTGGAGAAATTGATATAAAAGAATTTACTTATGATTCCAAGAAAAAGAAGCTTTATACTGAATTTGATTTACGAATTGGTAATAATCCTCTTTTAGGATTTACTGGGCAATGGCAAAAATTTTCTTTAGCAAGTCCTGTTGAAGTAAAAATAAAAGATGAAGACCTAGATGGGTTTTTGAGTAAGGATAAAGTTAGTTTTCAATCTATTTTTACATTTGAAGTTGTTCATGGGCAGACAGAACAAGTCGACTGTTATAACATCGGAGCGCAGGTTAAGTTTGTTTATTATGATAAAACCACAACTCCGAAAGGAGAATACGATATTTGTAAAAATGTGGGCATAGTTAAGTATAAAGGATTGAAGTTAAAAGAAGAAGTTACTTTGTTCTTGGTTGGAGATAAAGTATACCCATCTGTTAAAACAAGACTTTAAAGAAAATGATTTAGTCCGTCTTGAGTATGTCAAACAGAATATTTGATTGAACATTGCTCAAGGAATCATTTATTTCTTGGAATGTTTCAATTAAATTTACTGCAATATCTTCTATGGTTCCGTAATCTTCATCGGTTTCACTTTTAGGAAATTTATACTTAACTGATACTGGAAACTGATTCGGGTAGTCTGCGGGCAAAAAGATAGCCGAATTTCTTCCATGTCCAAAACATAATCTATCCATAAAACCAATCATTTTCCCATTTGAAGTCAAATAAATATCATTGGAGGATCTTTGGCTATTATAAAAAGGAAAGCTAATAAGCGTTAATTCCAAATGACCAGAATTATCTTCGTTCGGCATAAACTTGATTCTATATTTAATCGGATAATGTTTGTTATTCCTTTGTGTCCTTGTTGGGTTCATCGGATAATTTTAAAACTTTTTAATTCATCTACAATAAAAATTATTTAATTTCTAATATTTTGTGATATAATATGCTATCATTTGTTAGTTGTGTAAGAGGTGCATTATTAATAAAGAATTAGGTGTTAAACTTGATGCGGACGGAAAAAGGAAATTTCAGAACATAATGAGGGTTGTGAATTTGCATCATGAAATGCAACTGAAGGAACGCTCTGAAATTTTGGAATATAGGAAAAGGATTGTCCTGGCTGAAGTGGGAAGCTTTGAAATCTATGTCGAAAGCCTAGGTGCTTTTGCTTATGGTATTATATGTGTCCATGAAGAAGTAGTAAAAGAATGGATTCACATGGATGGGATTAGCGAAGAAAGGGAGCGACTTGAAGAGAAGGGAATTTTTGAACATCCTATTTTTGAGATAACTTGTCTTACAGACATTCTTAGGGATAATAAAGAAGACTAAGTAGATTTTCTTAATAAGAAACGAATTAAAAATCCAACGGCAAATACCAGATTCAAGCTGATCAGTATGCCTACGACCAATGTCAGAATCCAAATTCGTTCTTCCAGTGTATCTAACTTGGAAAACAACCTTACCCTTTCTTCCCATTCATTTCGATTTTCAGTAGTCGCAGGTAATTCTATTTTCTCCTGGATCACCACTGCCTTCTTTGTTGTAGTGATAGGTTCATCTGTTAAAATCTTATCGGAAAGTTCGTTATATCTTTGTTTTACGAGGGGATTGGTTCTCCACCTACCGTAAGCATTCTTAAAGAAAGGGAAAGCAGACTTGAACTGTTTGTTTTTATAAAGCTCTTCACCTTGATCTATCCAAAGCTCTGTTTCCAATAATTCGAGTTTTGCATTTTCAGGACAACGGCTAGAAAGAACTTCTAAACCATCAGAGGCTTCCTTAAACTTCCCTTCTTTGATTTTCATTCGAAATACAAAACTATCTTCTTCCGAAATGCAATCTGCGGAAACGGGAACCTGAATCAAGAAGAAGCTGATAGATAATAGAATAAGAATTTTTACTTTCATCATTACCTACTCAGTATCACAGCTTTGTGTCCGAATCGTGACCTAGGCATTTTAACCGATACGGATTCCCATGGTTGCAAACCAGGACTGGATAGATCTAAGGAATAGATGCT
The nucleotide sequence above comes from Leptospira kobayashii. Encoded proteins:
- a CDS encoding LIC_13246 family protein, giving the protein MCKRCIINKELGVKLDADGKRKFQNIMRVVNLHHEMQLKERSEILEYRKRIVLAEVGSFEIYVESLGAFAYGIICVHEEVVKEWIHMDGISEERERLEEKGIFEHPIFEITCLTDILRDNKED